From one Gemmatimonadaceae bacterium genomic stretch:
- a CDS encoding DHA2 family efflux MFS transporter permease subunit encodes MSTEVMRTLVVEELKAQAEADRHVVPNDPYANKYLIAIAVTLAAVLELIDTSIVNVAIPHMMGTLGATLDEIAWVSTSYIIANVIVIPMSSWLSAYFGRRRYLTGSITLFVVASFFCGAATSLWGLVFWRVLQGLGGGALLSTAQTTLFESFPPQERGIGQAIFGVGVMVGPTIGPTLGGFIVDAYAWPWIFYINVPMGIIAGYMVWTYVRDAAHQVRAQSVDVLGIVLLTLAVGSLQWMLERGERFDWFESRFVTTLAVVSLTSAVLLVWRELTIDEPVIDFRVLKNRQLAPGVMFASFLGLALYGSVFVLPVFLQQLHGFTAQQTGMVILPGAIASAMTMASMGRFAGKIDARPLIVTGALLFLASMWQMSNITLDAGKDDFFWPLILRGIGLGLLFVPLTGASMAGLPMNKLGQGTGLFNLMRQLGGSLGIAIMATMLARQTKILKATLTEHAGAYDPQTLERLNGITRGLMARGIDAWNAKQQALMMIDRQISVQASVIAFSKIYLISGFLLVGALPLLLLWNTGRSVPVKMDH; translated from the coding sequence GTGTCGACGGAGGTGATGCGCACGCTGGTCGTTGAGGAGCTCAAGGCGCAGGCGGAAGCCGACCGCCATGTGGTTCCCAACGACCCGTACGCCAACAAATACCTCATCGCGATTGCGGTGACGCTCGCCGCGGTGCTCGAGCTGATCGATACGAGCATCGTGAACGTCGCCATTCCGCACATGATGGGCACGCTCGGCGCCACGCTCGACGAGATCGCGTGGGTCAGCACGAGCTATATCATCGCGAACGTGATCGTGATTCCGATGTCGAGCTGGCTGAGCGCCTATTTCGGGCGCCGCCGTTATCTCACCGGATCGATCACGCTCTTCGTGGTGGCCAGCTTCTTCTGCGGCGCGGCGACCAGCCTGTGGGGGCTCGTCTTCTGGCGCGTCCTGCAGGGGCTGGGCGGTGGTGCGCTGCTCAGCACGGCGCAGACGACGCTGTTCGAATCGTTCCCCCCGCAAGAGCGCGGCATCGGGCAGGCGATCTTTGGCGTGGGCGTGATGGTGGGCCCCACGATCGGCCCCACCCTCGGCGGCTTCATCGTGGACGCGTACGCGTGGCCGTGGATCTTCTACATCAACGTGCCGATGGGCATCATCGCCGGCTACATGGTGTGGACGTATGTGCGCGACGCGGCGCACCAGGTGCGCGCGCAGTCGGTGGACGTGCTGGGCATTGTACTGCTCACGCTCGCGGTGGGGTCGCTGCAGTGGATGCTCGAGCGCGGCGAACGCTTCGACTGGTTCGAGTCGCGCTTCGTGACGACGCTCGCCGTGGTGAGCCTCACAAGTGCGGTGCTCCTGGTGTGGCGCGAGCTTACGATCGATGAACCGGTGATCGATTTCCGCGTGCTCAAGAACCGCCAGCTCGCGCCGGGCGTGATGTTCGCGAGTTTTCTCGGGCTCGCCCTCTACGGCTCGGTGTTCGTGCTGCCGGTGTTCCTGCAGCAGCTGCACGGGTTCACCGCGCAGCAGACGGGCATGGTGATCTTGCCCGGTGCGATTGCGAGCGCGATGACGATGGCGAGCATGGGGCGCTTTGCCGGCAAGATCGACGCGCGCCCGCTCATCGTGACCGGCGCGTTGCTCTTCCTGGCGTCGATGTGGCAGATGTCGAACATCACGCTCGACGCCGGCAAGGACGATTTCTTCTGGCCGCTCATCCTGCGCGGCATCGGGCTGGGGCTCCTGTTCGTGCCGCTCACCGGCGCCAGCATGGCCGGCCTGCCGATGAACAAGCTTGGGCAGGGCACGGGGCTCTTCAACCTCATGCGCCAGCTCGGCGGCTCCCTCGGCATCGCCATCATGGCCACGATGCTCGCGCGCCAGACGAAGATCCTCAAGGCGACGCTCACCGAACATGCCGGCGCGTACGACCCGCAGACGCTCGAACGTCTGAACGGCATCACCCGCGGTCTCATGGCGCGCGGCATCGACGCCTGGAACGCCAAGCAGCAGGCGCTCATGATGATCGACCGCCAGATCAGCGTGCAGGCGAGCGTGATCGCCTTCTCGAAGATCTACCTGATCAGCGGCTTCCTATTGGTGGGCGCGCTGCCGCTGCTGTTGTTGTGGAATACGGGGCGGTCGGTGCCGGTCAAGATGGACCACTAA
- a CDS encoding HDIG domain-containing protein, with the protein MPTPSRAAALSLMEEWTPSASLRKHMLSVECAMRAYAERLGQDVEAWGVAGLIHDFDYERYPNDAQAADAEHPAEGVRHLRSLGWPEEILEAVLGHAHYTGVPRVSLMAKALFAVDELTGLITACALVKPSKAVADVDVAGVRKKMKDKAFARGVNRDDVIQGAEALGVPLDEHIGVVLAAMQANAQSLGLSGLSPSAGASEIPAGGARPSTGASPDA; encoded by the coding sequence ATGCCGACTCCTTCTCGCGCCGCCGCCCTCTCCCTCATGGAGGAGTGGACTCCCTCCGCGTCCCTCCGGAAGCACATGCTCAGCGTGGAATGCGCCATGCGCGCCTACGCCGAGCGACTGGGGCAGGATGTGGAGGCCTGGGGCGTCGCGGGGCTCATTCACGATTTCGACTACGAGCGCTACCCGAACGACGCGCAGGCGGCGGATGCGGAGCATCCGGCGGAGGGGGTCCGGCATCTGCGGAGCCTCGGCTGGCCGGAGGAGATCCTGGAGGCGGTGCTGGGGCATGCGCACTACACCGGGGTCCCGCGGGTGTCGCTCATGGCCAAGGCGCTTTTTGCGGTGGATGAGCTGACCGGGCTCATCACGGCCTGCGCGCTGGTGAAGCCGTCCAAGGCGGTCGCCGACGTGGATGTGGCGGGGGTCCGGAAGAAGATGAAGGACAAGGCGTTCGCCCGGGGGGTGAACCGGGACGACGTCATTCAGGGGGCGGAGGCGCTGGGGGTGCCGCTGGACGAGCACATCGGCGTCGTACTGGCCGCCATGCAGGCCAACGCCCAGTCACTCGGGCTCAGCGGTTTGTCACCGAGCGCGGGGGCCAGCGAAATCCCGGCCGGGGGCGCGCGCCCCTCAACGGGTGCTTCGCCGGATGCGTAA
- a CDS encoding sigma-70 family RNA polymerase sigma factor gives MTSLALPFPVAPAAGPSAGPVGAARPGLRMGPERPVSEEALAERELVLAAQAGDSVAFAGLVRRHQRRAYAVARAIVLSHDDAEDAVQEGFLHAFRALERFRPEQAFGAWLHRIVANAALDIARRRKVRDADELPETLSSPHRDPAESDELRARLTRALDTLGERQRAVIVLHDVEGYKHAEIGQLLGIPEGTARSDLHHARAHLRRQLSNLRSEK, from the coding sequence GTGACCTCACTCGCCCTCCCCTTCCCCGTCGCCCCAGCGGCCGGCCCCTCCGCGGGTCCGGTTGGCGCGGCTCGTCCGGGCCTCCGCATGGGGCCTGAGCGCCCCGTGTCGGAAGAGGCGCTGGCGGAGCGGGAGCTGGTGCTGGCGGCGCAGGCGGGCGACAGCGTGGCCTTCGCCGGCCTCGTGCGTCGTCATCAGCGCCGGGCGTACGCCGTGGCGCGGGCCATCGTGCTGTCGCACGACGACGCCGAGGATGCGGTGCAGGAAGGGTTTCTGCACGCGTTCCGGGCGCTCGAGCGCTTCCGCCCGGAACAGGCGTTCGGAGCATGGCTGCATCGCATTGTCGCGAATGCGGCGTTGGACATCGCGCGGCGGCGCAAGGTGCGCGATGCGGATGAGCTGCCGGAGACGCTGTCGTCTCCGCACCGCGATCCGGCGGAATCGGATGAACTGCGCGCGCGACTGACGCGCGCGCTGGACACCCTTGGCGAGCGGCAGCGGGCGGTCATCGTCCTGCACGACGTTGAGGGGTATAAGCACGCCGAAATCGGCCAGCTGCTCGGGATTCCCGAGGGGACGGCCCGTTCGGACCTGCACCACGCTCGGGCGCACCTGCGGCGCCAGCTGAGCAACCTTCGGAGTGAGAAATGA